A window from Variovorax sp. PBL-E5 encodes these proteins:
- a CDS encoding efflux transporter outer membrane subunit, whose product MNRPGFTIVLGSLACVAALSGCAAGPDFQRPDPPPAQRYTAEHLQVETASAGDDATQHVRFGERPAADWWRLFGSDALDAVVQRALAGNRTLAAAASTLAQAQELAAAQAGTLAPQLSLGASAGRQKYGAELLGKQGSEAPFTYFAVGPSVSYTLDYTGGGARSVEQSRALAAYQRRQLDAAHLAVAGNAVMQALRIASLRAQVATVDAILAQDRENLKLVQTAFDAGSVSRLDIVSAQSQLASDTTLLPPLRQQLGVARHALAVVLGQAPAEAALTEPELARLTLPRSLPVSLPSELARRRPDILAAEAQLHAATAAVGVADANLYPHITLSASAGQQAVELSHLFDRAGSVWSLAGGLVAPLFDGGTLRAEQRAAVDALHASTANYEQTVLVAFGQVADALQALDDGAGLLQAQAHAQTAAAENLDLTRKSYHEGYVGVLQVLDAERLYQQARLGYVRAEAQRYLDTAQLFLALGGAGPDSGPQVSPGE is encoded by the coding sequence ATGAACAGGCCGGGATTCACGATCGTCCTCGGGTCGCTGGCCTGCGTTGCGGCCTTGAGCGGATGCGCGGCGGGACCGGACTTCCAGCGCCCCGATCCGCCGCCGGCGCAGCGCTACACCGCCGAACACCTGCAGGTCGAGACGGCGAGCGCAGGCGACGATGCCACGCAGCATGTGCGCTTCGGCGAGCGGCCCGCCGCCGACTGGTGGCGCCTGTTCGGATCGGACGCGCTCGATGCCGTCGTGCAGCGTGCACTGGCGGGCAACCGCACGCTGGCCGCGGCCGCATCGACGCTCGCCCAGGCGCAGGAACTCGCCGCGGCGCAGGCCGGCACGCTCGCGCCGCAGCTCAGCCTCGGCGCGAGCGCAGGCCGGCAGAAATACGGCGCCGAACTGCTGGGCAAGCAAGGAAGCGAGGCGCCTTTCACCTACTTCGCCGTCGGGCCGAGCGTGAGCTACACGCTCGACTACACCGGCGGCGGCGCGCGCTCGGTCGAACAGAGCAGGGCGCTGGCCGCCTACCAGCGCCGGCAGCTCGACGCGGCGCACCTGGCGGTCGCCGGCAATGCCGTCATGCAGGCGCTGCGCATCGCTTCGCTGCGCGCGCAGGTCGCCACCGTCGACGCCATCCTCGCGCAGGACCGCGAGAACCTGAAGCTGGTGCAGACGGCCTTCGACGCGGGCTCGGTCTCGCGCCTGGACATCGTCAGCGCGCAGAGCCAGCTGGCCAGCGACACGACCTTGCTGCCGCCGCTGCGCCAGCAGCTCGGCGTCGCGCGCCATGCGCTGGCCGTCGTGCTCGGGCAGGCGCCCGCGGAGGCCGCGCTGACCGAGCCCGAGCTCGCGCGGCTGACGCTGCCGCGCAGCCTGCCGGTCAGCCTGCCGTCCGAACTCGCACGCCGCCGTCCCGACATCCTCGCGGCCGAGGCGCAGCTGCATGCGGCGACGGCGGCCGTCGGCGTCGCCGATGCCAACCTCTATCCGCACATCACGCTGAGCGCATCGGCCGGCCAGCAGGCCGTCGAGCTGAGCCATCTCTTCGACCGTGCCGGCAGCGTGTGGAGCCTGGCCGGCGGACTCGTCGCGCCGCTCTTCGACGGCGGCACGCTGCGCGCCGAGCAGCGCGCCGCCGTTGATGCGCTGCATGCCAGCACCGCGAACTACGAGCAGACAGTGCTCGTCGCCTTCGGGCAGGTCGCCGATGCGCTGCAGGCGCTCGACGACGGCGCAGGGCTGCTGCAGGCGCAGGCGCATGCGCAGACCGCGGCGGCCGAGAACCTCGACCTGACGCGCAAGAGCTATCACGAAGGCTATGTCGGCGTGCTGCAGGTGCTCGATGCCGAGCGCCTCTATCAGCAGGCGCGTCTGGGCTACGTGCGCGCCGAGGCGCAGCGCTACCTGGACACGGCGCAGCTGTTCCTCGCGCTCGGCGGCGCAGGTCCGGACAGCGGCCCGCAGGTCTCGCCGGGCGAGTGA
- a CDS encoding DHA2 family efflux MFS transporter permease subunit translates to MSAAAVMEGPTAGAPHRTLITLSVILASIMQALDNTIANVALPRIQGSLSATQDQMTWVLTSYIIAAAIMTPLSGWLAGQIGRKRVFLFSVVGFTIASALCGLAQTLPAIVISRLLQGLCGAALIPMSQAVLLDINPPARHARAMAIWAMAVTVGPILGPALGGWLTEHYSWRWVFYINVPFGILSFLGILSFMPETPLRRSRFDFFGFAALSVAIGAFQLMLDRGQIKDWFSSTEICVEAVVAGLALYLFVVHMLTTDRPSFVSPVLFKDRNFLTGNLFIFVVGVVLFATLALLPPLLQDLMNYPVVLTGLVTAPRGFGTLAAMFIVGRVMGRIDTRLIIATGFCLTAFSLWQMTRFYLQMDSAPVVWSGLTQGLGTGFVYVPLAAITFATLPKQYRNEGTALFSLVRNVGSSVGISVVESLLTRNTQAMHSRLAEQVTPFSDILHSQAAISTTEGLAALNQMVSGQAAMIAYNNDFKLMMVLTLCAVPLVLLLRRAAAANKEDAPMVVE, encoded by the coding sequence ATGAGCGCCGCTGCCGTCATGGAAGGCCCGACGGCCGGTGCGCCGCACCGCACCCTGATCACGCTCTCGGTCATCCTGGCCTCGATCATGCAGGCGCTCGACAACACGATCGCCAACGTGGCGCTGCCGCGCATCCAGGGCTCGCTGTCGGCGACGCAGGACCAGATGACCTGGGTCCTGACCTCGTACATCATCGCCGCCGCGATCATGACGCCGCTCAGCGGCTGGCTGGCCGGCCAGATCGGGCGCAAGCGCGTGTTCCTGTTCTCGGTCGTCGGCTTCACCATCGCCTCGGCCCTGTGCGGCCTCGCGCAGACGCTCCCCGCGATCGTCATCTCGCGCTTGCTGCAGGGCCTGTGCGGCGCGGCGCTGATCCCGATGTCGCAGGCCGTGCTGCTCGACATCAACCCGCCCGCGCGGCATGCGCGGGCGATGGCGATCTGGGCGATGGCCGTGACTGTCGGGCCGATCCTCGGCCCCGCGCTCGGCGGCTGGCTCACCGAGCACTACAGCTGGCGCTGGGTCTTCTACATCAACGTGCCCTTCGGCATCCTGTCCTTTCTCGGCATCCTGAGCTTCATGCCCGAGACGCCATTGCGCCGCTCGCGCTTCGACTTCTTCGGCTTCGCGGCGCTCAGCGTGGCCATCGGCGCCTTTCAGCTGATGCTCGACCGCGGCCAGATCAAGGACTGGTTCAGTTCGACCGAGATCTGCGTCGAAGCCGTCGTCGCCGGCCTCGCGCTCTATCTGTTCGTGGTGCACATGCTGACGACGGACAGGCCTTCGTTCGTGAGCCCGGTCCTCTTCAAGGATCGCAATTTCCTCACGGGCAACCTGTTCATCTTCGTCGTCGGCGTGGTGCTCTTCGCGACGCTGGCGCTGCTGCCGCCGCTGCTGCAGGACCTGATGAACTACCCGGTGGTGCTGACCGGCCTGGTGACCGCGCCGCGCGGCTTCGGCACCCTGGCGGCGATGTTCATCGTCGGCCGCGTGATGGGCCGAATCGACACGCGCCTGATCATTGCGACGGGCTTCTGCCTCACCGCGTTCTCGCTCTGGCAGATGACGCGCTTCTATCTGCAGATGGACAGCGCGCCGGTCGTGTGGTCGGGGCTGACGCAGGGGCTCGGCACCGGCTTTGTGTACGTGCCGCTGGCGGCGATCACCTTCGCCACCTTGCCCAAGCAGTACCGCAACGAAGGCACCGCGCTGTTCAGCCTGGTGCGCAATGTCGGCAGCAGCGTCGGCATCTCGGTCGTCGAGAGCCTGCTGACCCGCAACACGCAGGCGATGCACTCGCGCCTGGCCGAACAGGTCACGCCGTTCAGCGACATTCTTCATTCGCAGGCGGCGATCTCGACCACCGAGGGCCTCGCCGCGCTCAACCAGATGGTGAGCGGACAGGCCGCGATGATCGCCTACAACAACGACTTCAAGCTGATGATGGTGCTGACGCTGTGCGCCGTTCCGCTGGTCCTGCTGCTGCGCCGGGCGGCGGCGGCGAACAAGGAAGATGCGCCGATGGTGGTCGAATGA
- a CDS encoding HlyD family secretion protein, giving the protein MDASEEAARDTPPPPARDRRRRMRMVLMLLGPVVVVVLALGFYLSGGRYESTDDAYVQAARVAISANVAGRVVELDVHDNQAVRQGDVLFRLDDAPFRIAVDEAAAQLAAARLQIESLKANYRQRQSELASAQDTVAFQQREFQRQQRLIASGIASQLQLDRASHSLDEARAQVAGVRQQIGAVVANLGGNPAIAPERHPLVQEAQARLDKARLNLSYTVVKAPGDGVVTRVEQLQVGSYINAAAPVFALVSTGDIWVEANFKEDQLTHMHAGQKVSVEVDSYPGRTFAGTVASVSPGTGSQFSVLPPENATGNWVKVVQRLPIRVELEHPDPAFALHAGLSATVSVDTGRRRRLFGGAEAEPGSASASSP; this is encoded by the coding sequence ATGGATGCATCCGAAGAAGCCGCGCGCGATACGCCGCCACCTCCCGCCCGGGACCGGCGCCGGCGCATGCGGATGGTGCTGATGCTGCTCGGCCCCGTGGTGGTGGTGGTGCTGGCGCTCGGCTTCTACCTCAGCGGCGGCCGCTACGAATCCACCGACGATGCCTACGTGCAGGCGGCGCGCGTCGCGATCAGCGCCAACGTCGCCGGTCGCGTCGTCGAGCTCGATGTGCACGACAACCAGGCTGTCCGCCAGGGCGATGTGCTGTTCCGCCTCGACGACGCGCCGTTCCGCATCGCCGTCGATGAGGCCGCCGCGCAGCTGGCCGCGGCGCGCCTGCAGATCGAGTCGCTCAAGGCCAACTACCGCCAGCGCCAGTCCGAACTCGCATCGGCGCAGGACACCGTGGCCTTCCAGCAGCGCGAATTCCAGCGCCAGCAGCGCCTGATCGCTTCCGGCATCGCTTCGCAGCTGCAGCTCGACCGCGCCTCGCACTCGCTCGACGAGGCACGCGCCCAGGTGGCCGGCGTGCGCCAGCAGATCGGCGCCGTGGTCGCCAACCTCGGCGGCAATCCGGCCATCGCGCCCGAGCGGCATCCGCTGGTGCAGGAGGCGCAGGCCCGGCTCGACAAGGCCCGGCTCAACCTGTCCTATACGGTCGTCAAGGCGCCGGGCGATGGTGTCGTCACGCGCGTCGAGCAGCTGCAGGTGGGCAGCTACATCAACGCCGCGGCACCGGTCTTCGCGCTGGTCTCGACGGGTGACATCTGGGTCGAGGCGAATTTCAAGGAAGACCAGCTCACGCACATGCACGCCGGCCAGAAGGTGAGCGTGGAAGTCGACAGCTATCCGGGCCGGACCTTCGCCGGCACCGTCGCGAGCGTGAGCCCCGGGACCGGCTCGCAGTTCTCGGTGCTGCCGCCCGAGAACGCCACCGGCAACTGGGTCAAAGTGGTGCAGCGGCTGCCGATCCGCGTCGAGCTCGAGCATCCCGATCCGGCCTTCGCGCTGCATGCCGGCCTGAGCGCGACCGTGAGCGTGGACACCGGCCGTCGTCGCCGTCTCTTCGGCGGCGCAGAGGCGGAGCCCGGGAGCGCGAGCGCGTCCAGTCCATGA